The sequence GTGAAAGCATAACAAGCGCACGTCATAGCTCCATGTGACATTCCCACGTAcaggcgcacacacgcacatttcCCAGCATCCTGCGAGGCAGCAGCAGTGAAGTAAACAACCCTGGCCTCTTAGTGTTTCCCACGTTCCCTTGTGTGAGCAGTGGTCGCCCCCTGTCGGCCATTTGTTATGATGCGCCTCCATAGTATCGTATGTGAGACGCAACAGCAGATAcgatactatatatatataaaatcgtGGAAAACTCGATTTGTTtcagttcaattcaaaaagtgaaactcacattttatgaattaaatACTGTATCGCAtgatcttacttttttttttttaaaaagaaaaaagaacccACCCAATATAAAATTATAGAGAAGTCCATTTATTTCAGCTGGTCAAGTCAAAAAAGTGGAACTCATATTGTAGGGATTAATTAAACACAGAAAATACTTTTTGATTATATCCTATGTTCCAACAGATTCTTAATTCATTGAGCTGCAcctgtttgttttattatatttggTGAGaatatagtttgtttgtttgtttgtttgtttgtttgtttgtttgtttgtttccaaagTACTGGAACGGCGATTGTTATTGATTTTTCACGACACATTACTTGAGTTATATTTATTGTGCACTTACAGTATATTTTTGGAAAGATTAAATCAATTATCGTTTGTAAatcttatattattattattattattattattattattattattattattattattattattattattattattattattatttcatttagaATATACTATTCACGAGCGATAATTCCACATTAGTTCCGCTTTTGTTTCCAGGGGGACGTCTTTGCCGGTGTCCAGAAAGCTCAACCAGGAAGTAACCAAAAGGGCACGTCGCTTTGGCTGAGGATAAATATGACTAAGTACAGATTAAAATGATTCGAAAAATATTCAGTAGCTATGCACTGTGTGTATGTACATACCATTACTTTTTCAACCTTGAGCTCGCGCAAGTTTGacagaaatcaaataaaaacttacGCGTGTACTTGGGAAAGGTAACCGGGCAGCGCCACTCACAaggtaaaaataattaaatacatctCTTACACCAACTATAGTTTTAATTAAGATTTTAGATCGCATTCGATACGTTTGAATAGCAAAATTAAATTCCCAAAGTTatgattggactttttttttttttttttaaacgttaggGCAGTTTGTGTGTTAATGGTACAGTCTAGAaaggtgtgaatatgttcctaAGCATTTGCTGTTTATAGTAATATACAGTGTATTTTCTGTATACGGTTTTATTTAGCGTGCGTCTGGTTGCACAGAGACCAATGAGGACAATGGAGTGACCTGACGTAATCAGAAAACGCAGGTAATGGATGAGATTCGGATTTTACTTTCACtgaacataaaagaaaaaaaataaaattctatgGAGCTCCTGACATTACGTGAGGGAAGGTAATTCTTGCTGGGTTCTTGAAAtgattttttccctcttcactTCACTTATTTCAGATAAAATGGAGGAGACCTCTGAAAGCGCTACGGCTGATCAGCCTTCTATCGTTGCTGCTCAGGTTCCTTTCCTTCACCTGTGTAATACTTTAGAAAAAATCCAGAAATTGAAACTCCGCCCAGAAAAGTCCAAGACACTTAGGGATTTTATTGAGTCATGGAGAACATTTCATCATGCCCTGCATAAGGACAAACCCAAAACAACCGACTCTTTCTACCCAGCAATGCGCCTCATAGTTCCTTCATTTGAACGAGAGCGAATGGCCTACGGCATAAAAGAAAGCATGCTAGCCAAACTTTACATTGACGTATTATGCCTCCCGAAAAATGGTCCTGAAGCCAACAAGCTATTGAACTACCGCACGCCCACCACGTCTCAAGGAGAGTCTGGAGACTTTGCTAGCATGGCGTACTTTGTGCTAAAGAAACGCTGCACCAGCCAGGGAAAGCTCAGCATTAAAGAAGTCAATGATTTCCTTGATTCAGTCGCTATCAACAACGCGAGCAAAAAGAAAGACCTTGTGAGAAAAAGTCTTCTGCACCTCATCACGCAGAGCTCAGCCCTTGAGCAAAAATGGCTCATCAGAATGATTCTGAAGGACATGAAGCTTGGCGTCAGCAAGGAAACCGTCCTTCAGGTCTTTCACCCGGATGCCGCCGAGCTCTACAACGTGAACACGGACCTGAACAAAGTGTGCCAGCAGCTCCACGACCCCTCTGTATCTTTGAGCGACGTTTCCATCGGTCTTTTCTCCGCCTTCAAACCCATGTTGGCTGCCGTAGCTAACATCGGCAATGTCGAGAAGCAGATGGGTAACAGCCCATTTTACATTGAAACCAAGCTGGATGGCGAGCGGATACAACTTCATAAAGATGGCGACGTGTACAAGTACTTTAGTCGAAACGCCTTTGACTATACGCAGCAGTTTGGCGGATCCCCTTTGGAGGGTTCCCTGACACCGCACATCCACAACGTATTTCAAAAACACATCGTTAACTGCATCCTCGATGGGGAGATGATGGCTTACAACCCAACCGCAAAGACTTTCATGCAGAAAGGGAGCAAGTTTGACATCAAGAGACTAATGGAGGATTCGGAGTTGCAGACTTGCTTCTGCGTCTTTGATGTCCTGTTAGTCAACTCCCAGAAGCTTGGCAAGGAAACACTGAAGAAGCGCTACGGGATCCTGCAGATGGTTTTCACGCCGGTTAATGGCAGGATTCACTTGGTGGCGAAAACGGAGGCCCGGACCATGCAGGACGTGGTGAATGCCCTCAATGATGCCATTGACCACCGAGAAGAGGGCATCATGGTGAAAGATCCGCTATCCATCTATAAACCGGACAAGCGCGGGGAAGGCTGGCTGAAAATCAAGCCGGAATATGTGGGCGGCTTGATGGATGAGCTCGATGTTCTGATTGTTGGCGGTTACTGGGGAAAAGGGAGGCGGGGCGGTATGATGTCGCATTTCCTATGCGCTGTTGCAGAAGCTCCAAAGCCTGGTGAGAAGCCATCGGTGTTCCATACGCTCTGCCGCATCGGTTCCGGCTACACCATGAAGGAGCTCTATGACCTTGGTTTGAAACTTGCCAAGCACTGGAAAGTTTACCGGAAAAACGATCCGCCGGCCAACATCTTGTGCGCCACCGAGAAGCCCGAAGTCTACATCGAGCCTTGCAACTCGGTCATCCTCCAGGTGAAGGCAGCCGAGATAGTCGGCAGCGACATGTATAAAACCAACTGCACCCTGCGCTTCCCGAGGATCGAGAAGATTCGCGATGACAAGGAGTGGCACCAGTGCATTACCCTCGCCGAGCTGGAGCAGTTTCGCAGCAAGGCGTCAGGGAAACTCGCCTCACGACATCTTCGTATTGATGCCGCCAATGAGCcacaaaggaaaagacaaaagatgcCTGCCAAAGCCAAGAAGGGTGTTATTGACCACTATAAGCAGCAGGATCTCTCTGGGGTTACCAAGGAGACAGACATGTTTGAGGATGTGGAATTCTGCATCCTGAATGGGACTGAGGATCACCCGAAGGCTGAATTGGAGAAAGGTGTTGCCAGGTAAATCGTGTCATGTACAataattgaagaaaaaacatgaaTATGCACAAAAGTGCGGTGAGTTTATAAGTTCCCTATGTTGTTAAAGTACACTGAATGCATCATGTTGCTTGTAGTTGTAGCAAGCCCGTAGTGAATCAACGTGATTCTGCGATCCCTAagtgtcctttaagctgtttaatgacaccccagTTGGAGTTAATTGTTAAACTAATCACATAacaatagtgttaatttcgtcaacaaaaactaaacaaaaataatttcgtcaataatacacattttccaccggactaaaactagactatactggactaaaaccctcattaataaacaataactgggactaaatcagtatgcatgtTCGCTGTGTCACTgtgactgtcatgtgacacagtgacacacccactttcaaatctgcagctagctagtgcaacatgcacaaacacatgggagagacaggaggtggattcacggtgggagttgtttaaaaaaaaaaaaaaaaaaaaggaaataattatagttagtgttcccttgttttccgctggggttaggttccaaaaaatacccgcaataaatgaaatccgcgaagtagttagctttatgttttacaattcttataaatgttttaaggctctaaaatcccctaccacacaatttagacacttttctcattgaggcatttacatgttctcacatttctctcttgttcaaacattgataatgttcaaaacttcataaattttataaaatgggtatattactgcaaaaaaatatgcaaaattgcacttaaaaaaattctgcgaTACAgcaagaccgcgaaaagtgaaccgcgttatagcgagggaagactgtataacgTAAAattaatccaacagctataatgttccaacaataatgttaattggATAGATAACTTACCAGCTGATAGCATGGAGCCGTTGTAGCCAATTgtgactgtatatttaaatgcaaaacaacaaacatttgtttttaaaatattgctagcctagcgctaagtGAATGGAGGACTCCACTCAAATGCTAATGGTAAATTACCATCGACTTTGGGAGCGATttcccttcaaataacgaatattcacACACTAATTCTGTGGAAACGCATACCCACAGGTAAGCTAAGACTactcaaaggcacaaattcttcccaatctgtgaaaaacgagttattttaatagaattcaatcacaACTTCTGTTCTCATTGTTTGCGTACACCATGGATACacagcaccacactgcccctaagaggccaaAATGCGCAGGAGCACCCagtatttgttttcaattgatATTTTAGTATATATTCTTACACTTATTTTACTTTCTTACTAATTTAATTTCTCACTGTCCTTTTAAGTCATATTAAAAGCTGAATTTTCAAGAATTCTAGAAAATTTCAtttcctcaaaattcaaggGCACAAATATCcaagtacttttttaaaatttatttatttatttatttttatcataccaacacacatttccacatgacatagcacaaaatacaatatgaggtcccaggttagcccacaaataaatatgacaaagaGAGTAATATAATGCTTaaatttgaaaatgaataaTGAAAACTCAATAGgcttgaatttaatatgatagtTACAAGGTTATTTTATACCTGACAAAAATAATAGTGTTAAGGTAAAGAATAAAGTGCTCAACGTGAAGGGATTAATGGGCGGAAGGCTATGATCATTTTGAGTAGTGGTtgaaaaaacattacattttaaaattgattaatagacttagacttgactttattgatccctttgggatggcgccctctgggaaatttatatttttatttatttcaatctctatcaaaataattgtgacTATTTTTGATCCAGTCCTAGTACAGCTGTGATGTATTGTGAGCAAAATAATGACCGTTCTGTCGTATTTGTTTCAGGTGTGGCGGAATTGTCGTTCAGAACCCAGGGCGAGATACTTACTGTGTGATCGCCGGATCGGAGAACATGCGCGTGAAGAACCTGATTTCGTCGAACCAGCACGATTTGGTTTGGGCCTTCTGGCTGCTGGAGTGTCTGGAGCAGAAGCGAGTGGTTCCGTGGCAACCGCGCCACATGATCCACATGTCGCCCTCCACCAAGGAACACTTCGCCAAGGAGTACGATAGCTACGGCGATAGCTACTTCCTGGACACTGACGAGCAGCAGCTGCGAGAGGTGTTCGGGCGCATGGGAAAAGCGGACAGCGCGACGGCCGTCGACGTCTGCCGAGTTGAGGAGCGATACGGCTGGAATGACCTTCCCACCAGTATGTTCAGACCGTTCACAGTTTATATGGATGACTACGCGGACATCAACGATCCTGCAACCGCCATTTCCGCAAGTTGTTTGGATCTCAAGGCCATGGAGTTTCGTTACCACGGCGGCACTGTGGTGCAGAAGTTGGAGGAAGGCGTGTCGCACGTTGTTATTACGGCAGAAACAAGACTGGAGGATTTGAGGAGATTGAGGCGCGGCTTTCGAAAGAAGTTCAAAATCGTCCGAGACTCGTGGGTGACTGACTCAATCGAAGCACAGCACCTGATGAATGATGACAACTATTTAGTCTGAAAGACTTCCCATGATACACTGCATTTGAATTCCGTACTCAGTGCTGGAAGCTGCTATCGTGAATGCTGATGAATGTGTAATGTAGTCTGGTGGGATGAGCAGAAAAAGAATGGAGGACTATCAGTTTGATTATCTCGATTGGGCTCATTTAGCTTTGCACGATTCTGGAGACGTCATTTCACATCATCACTTTTTTGCCCGTGTGTTAAGCTGTCGTCCTACAGAAGAATCTAGAACCAATCCATTATATGAAGagcaaaatcatttaaaaatgtattagttttgttttcgaAGTTAGGAACTTTTATGTGATGGTGCGGTTTGTGTAAATGTGAAAGTTTGATTACTTATCTGGGGTGAAGTGCTTAGGTTTTagagttagattttttttttttccgtgtttGTCTACAGCTGCATTTTACCAAGTTTGAATAAATTATTGTAAAATCCTAAAAGCAATCATTTCATATAGCTGCCGTACATTCGGATATTTCCCACAATTACAGTAACTCTCATAGCTCATCTTTTATAGCTTATTTAGGACCATGCTCCTCtcctgacatcttttttttccacggTAATTAtagtgcatttgcatttttgggACACTGGATTTCCTGTCAAATTGATATTTTTCGATGCACATAATGGCTGTTTTTATGATGGaatgtttttaacaaaaataaacatggcaAATCATTTATAATATTTTCCTTATTCCTCTCTTCAGTATATATCCTCATGTGTCTGATGAGATACCACTTGGGACGTGTTAAAACTGGCAAAGCCccccacaacaaaaacatcctTGTGTTTTCTGTCTTCCAAAATGTCACCAATGTGTCGTGTGACTAATTGATATGTTACAACCTTCATTTCTTCAGCCTCGGGGGTGCTACCTGTGGTGTCCTGGGCATTGTTAGTTGCAAAATGAAGTTGTTTTGGCGTGAGTGTTGAGTTTTCTACTGAGTCTATAAGGAAAcaggataaaataaaataaaaaagttgctatatcttgcaaatatttttgttctcaCAAATATTTAGTGAGGGAAGGCAACGTTTCTGTGCATGTTGATGTTCTTCCATGTAGCCTAATACAATGCAGCAACATTAGCCAGGCCtaaaatataaaacacaaaattggtgCTTGCTATTAAACAAGGTTTTCAAATAGAGAAACATCTTAAGTGACTGCTCCACGACTATCATCTGAAAATTTTCCGTTACTTGATGCTGTATAATGATGATTAGCTTTCCTCACTCGCTGACTTTGGGCTAAAAGTGGTTTTAatggacaatttagaatcttcaattaacctaagaagcatgtttttggaatgaggGAAGAAGCCGGACTATCCTGGAGAAAATTGGCACAAGCACAGCTTCACTTCCTTCAGCTACTCCATTTTCCTCCGagattccaaaaacatgtaaatttgGGTCATTGAGGACTAAATTATCCGTGGGAGTGAGTGTTTGGCTAaaacaggggtctgcaacctgcggctctggagccacatgtggctctttatccCTCTCCCGTGGCTCCCTGTGAatctctaaaaagagaatttattttcttacattcTTTTGATAGTGTAATCTTCAAACGAATTAATGatttggatttttaaaaaaattcaaaatgtcaGTAAAAAATGTTacgttgtcagaaaaagagatgaaatgccaatgcaaattacctaaaaatgtccaaaaagtgacccaattgccaaaaaaaaagaagccagatGTctgtaaaaaggcagaaaataaaagttttaaaagtaattgtaaaatgtgcaaaaacaaaagaagtaaTCCCAAAAATTCCCATAAAATGAGcacaaaattaccaaaaaagtcagaaaattgatttaagaaaaggtagaaaagaaaatgatcaAAAAGCAACAATGAAACATCcacaaacaaaagaagaaatccccaaatttccacaaaaatgtcagaaaattacaagcaaaaaaagcagaaaaaatgtcaaaaaattagCCACAGAATGtgcaaaaagttttaaaaaaagaaaaagaaaaaaaagaaaaaggacgatttgaggcagaaaatgaccttcatatgtccataaaattgccaaaaatgttagaaatttgacagaaaggcagaaaggtctaaaatgtctaaaagcatgtgtatggaaaaataaaaataaacgcaAGCACACACAAACCACAACCTAGTTACTAAAACTTGCGTCAACAGGTATGAGTAGCATTTGATGTGTTCAGTCCAGTATCAGTTCAGTTAATTTTGTCAAGACTTATGACAGAGGAACCAGTCCAGAAAGGTAGGAAGGAGTGTTCAGCTTTGGTTTGGTCAGCATTTTTCACATAATGTTGTAGACAGTTAAAGGTTGCCTGCTCCCCTGAGACAGCACcatcgttgttgttgttccaaACAGCTGCAACACTATTTGCCTGTGGCTTTCTACGAGTCATACAGGGACTACTACACACTTTCCTCATCTGGTAGTTTCTGCTGTACTAGTACCATTGGGTGACATAAGGCATTCAGCTATATATTTGGGCTTTATGAGCCATAGTTTCAGTGGCAAGCTGTGTTCTATTCTTGGGAGGTAGAAAGTGGAAAACCACCCTTGTAAAGATGTCAAGCAAGTCCTCTTCATCACTTTTCTCCGTTATGCCCTGAAGGTCCCGTGAACAGCTGATATTTTTACAGGAGGAAGGTAGCTGAGAAATGGTGACATTAGGTTGACATCAAATGAGTCAATGCCACAGGTGCAGGCTGAAATGAAAGCCTTGTCTACTATGCACATATCatgtggaatgtttttttttttttccaatacaaaATGTTGTATGCAAAGAAGCAAAAAGCAGCAATTTAATGTTATATGTCAAGAATGTTAAAGTCCATCCATAAgggaattgaattttgattgacTATGGAAAATATTAGCTAGCCAGATGTAAGTACaacaaataaaagtgtacaattttatttatctcCCTGaatttaagaggaggcttaagacttacttttttagtttggcatttgattgatcttttttttgtttaattttattttttatttcttcttcttgttcttgttcttcttcttgttcttcttcttcttattattattattattattattatttttaaattatttatttatatttttatttttgtatgccctttttatttatttaactattttaatatatattgtcttgtagctttgtttttatttattttttctatcgtgtttaactgttttcttttagtgtttgaatgttttcatttggtagttattaaatttttagctccagtgttttctcatgggggagcctccacagtgagagggatggttggtcttcatccatctcactgaactcctcctgggtgcctttccttacacggtacttctgtgccccgccatgctgtggttttcatttgtttgttgggttttgggtgtgtctgtgcgtACGATCTTAgggggttctttttttttttttattgtattatgggtGTCcaacactttgagttgcattttaaatgtatgaaaggtgcgatataaataaagttgattgattgattgattgattgattgattgattgattgattgattgattgattgattgattgattgattgattgattgattgattgattgattgattgattgaatttatgGCGCCCCCTATAGACCACAACACCATTAACATTTgacaatagacccttccagtgtgacgtcacgttgaagtgcgctcCTAGCAGTGGGggtcagggcgtcaatgcgagtgcaTTAGAAAACCATCAGTGTGCAGTTGACAAATTAgctaccaatgctatggtgaactagTGCGCagccgacggatgctctaatagctcaaacggagatgagatcattctttcggctgccggc is a genomic window of Festucalex cinctus isolate MCC-2025b chromosome 2, RoL_Fcin_1.0, whole genome shotgun sequence containing:
- the lig4 gene encoding DNA ligase 4; its protein translation is MEETSESATADQPSIVAAQVPFLHLCNTLEKIQKLKLRPEKSKTLRDFIESWRTFHHALHKDKPKTTDSFYPAMRLIVPSFERERMAYGIKESMLAKLYIDVLCLPKNGPEANKLLNYRTPTTSQGESGDFASMAYFVLKKRCTSQGKLSIKEVNDFLDSVAINNASKKKDLVRKSLLHLITQSSALEQKWLIRMILKDMKLGVSKETVLQVFHPDAAELYNVNTDLNKVCQQLHDPSVSLSDVSIGLFSAFKPMLAAVANIGNVEKQMGNSPFYIETKLDGERIQLHKDGDVYKYFSRNAFDYTQQFGGSPLEGSLTPHIHNVFQKHIVNCILDGEMMAYNPTAKTFMQKGSKFDIKRLMEDSELQTCFCVFDVLLVNSQKLGKETLKKRYGILQMVFTPVNGRIHLVAKTEARTMQDVVNALNDAIDHREEGIMVKDPLSIYKPDKRGEGWLKIKPEYVGGLMDELDVLIVGGYWGKGRRGGMMSHFLCAVAEAPKPGEKPSVFHTLCRIGSGYTMKELYDLGLKLAKHWKVYRKNDPPANILCATEKPEVYIEPCNSVILQVKAAEIVGSDMYKTNCTLRFPRIEKIRDDKEWHQCITLAELEQFRSKASGKLASRHLRIDAANEPQRKRQKMPAKAKKGVIDHYKQQDLSGVTKETDMFEDVEFCILNGTEDHPKAELEKGVARCGGIVVQNPGRDTYCVIAGSENMRVKNLISSNQHDLVWAFWLLECLEQKRVVPWQPRHMIHMSPSTKEHFAKEYDSYGDSYFLDTDEQQLREVFGRMGKADSATAVDVCRVEERYGWNDLPTSMFRPFTVYMDDYADINDPATAISASCLDLKAMEFRYHGGTVVQKLEEGVSHVVITAETRLEDLRRLRRGFRKKFKIVRDSWVTDSIEAQHLMNDDNYLV